In Microvenator marinus, one genomic interval encodes:
- a CDS encoding OmpA family protein: MKRRQQRSSVDYWMSYSDLMAGLLMVFILMLVGSIIAAKHDIEVQKAELEESRLELEEAKQELYSLHVGVGDILGVRAQIIERLRKRFADRGGDLVFDDATGAISLGTSILFDEGSDRLRKPGQERLKELLPIYFEALLGDPKLRVHVGQIVFEGHSNSNFSGSDPKAAYLFNLQLSQARAYSVMQFVFREDLAKGYQIESVLAANGYSSSRPVFDGEGLEDKERSRRLELRFRLKDEEAIRELDHMFRKSP; this comes from the coding sequence ATGAAGAGACGGCAACAAAGGAGTTCCGTTGATTATTGGATGTCTTACTCCGACCTCATGGCCGGTCTTCTGATGGTGTTCATCCTCATGCTAGTCGGCTCTATTATTGCTGCAAAGCACGATATCGAAGTTCAAAAGGCGGAGTTGGAAGAATCGCGACTTGAGTTAGAGGAAGCAAAGCAGGAGCTGTATTCTCTACACGTCGGTGTCGGGGATATCCTCGGCGTTCGTGCACAGATCATAGAAAGACTCCGTAAGCGTTTCGCTGATCGTGGCGGAGACCTGGTTTTTGACGATGCAACCGGGGCAATTTCCCTGGGAACTAGCATTCTCTTTGATGAAGGCTCAGACCGGCTTCGCAAACCAGGCCAAGAACGACTCAAAGAGCTCTTACCCATTTACTTTGAAGCACTTCTTGGTGATCCGAAGCTTCGAGTTCATGTCGGCCAAATTGTTTTTGAGGGCCATTCAAACAGTAATTTCTCAGGCTCAGACCCCAAGGCCGCCTACCTATTCAACCTTCAGCTTTCCCAGGCGCGCGCGTACAGTGTGATGCAATTCGTGTTTCGGGAGGACCTCGCCAAAGGTTACCAAATCGAAAGTGTGCTGGCTGCAAATGGATACTCGAGCTCAAGACCCGTCTTTGACGGCGAGGGCCTTGAGGACAAGGAGCGATCAAGACGATTAGAGCTACGGTTTCGATTGAAAGATGAAGAGGCAATTCGAGAGCTCGATCAC
- a CDS encoding MotA/TolQ/ExbB proton channel family protein: MSELGVDDLLTEMPQERTTLEQYPSLFTALGILLTFLGLIFGIVSIDPTASSQEIQGSIADLIGGLSVAFVSSIFGIILSLYTLLSAKNELAKLEKNFSRAQLQYSKFCETSQSRVYQEILRLPDHFEQIIVNLRDQTTNVRQLASDLPAQISSAMQPHFQDLNGIMEDMGARAYNAHAAMLDSLMQAFLSKFSDSLEGYFEELKVAIEESVSLHRVAEEKYHSLIDELGTATNLLTQTTSSQSTLVENQGRNLVQFGNMAAEVRNSLDGLSTQLQGQERSLSTVATELQSMVHRVGLVSNQQNQIVESQARIISDGVGALERESKTLTMLVQDMRRELSAAEGKTVADLAKSLASFDSALQDAVNHFGGTLLTMNVRTQELERVLDDLKEVLGTRKIAS; encoded by the coding sequence TTGTCTGAACTGGGAGTCGATGACCTACTGACGGAGATGCCACAAGAGCGAACGACTCTCGAGCAGTACCCCTCACTTTTCACCGCACTTGGCATCCTCCTGACGTTCTTAGGATTAATCTTTGGAATCGTATCTATCGACCCCACGGCCTCGTCGCAGGAGATTCAAGGTAGTATTGCCGATTTGATCGGCGGACTCTCGGTGGCTTTCGTCTCATCGATTTTCGGCATCATCTTGTCGCTTTACACTCTGCTTTCGGCAAAAAATGAGTTGGCTAAGCTAGAAAAGAACTTCTCAAGGGCTCAACTTCAATACTCCAAATTCTGCGAGACTTCGCAATCTAGAGTCTATCAAGAGATTCTAAGGCTTCCGGATCACTTTGAGCAGATCATTGTCAATCTTCGAGACCAAACCACAAATGTGAGGCAGCTGGCATCTGACCTACCGGCGCAGATTTCGTCCGCCATGCAGCCACATTTCCAAGATCTCAACGGTATTATGGAAGACATGGGCGCCCGTGCGTACAATGCTCATGCGGCGATGCTAGACTCACTCATGCAAGCCTTCCTATCCAAATTCTCTGACTCGTTAGAGGGCTACTTCGAAGAACTCAAGGTGGCGATCGAGGAGTCTGTTAGCCTTCACCGAGTCGCGGAGGAGAAGTATCATTCACTGATCGACGAACTCGGGACCGCAACCAACTTGTTGACCCAAACTACCTCATCTCAGTCCACTTTGGTGGAGAATCAAGGCAGGAATCTAGTGCAGTTTGGCAACATGGCGGCAGAGGTCAGAAACTCGCTCGACGGCCTTTCGACACAATTGCAGGGCCAAGAGCGGAGCCTAAGTACTGTTGCTACGGAGCTTCAATCCATGGTCCACAGGGTTGGTCTTGTGTCGAACCAACAGAACCAGATCGTGGAATCTCAAGCACGTATAATAAGCGACGGTGTGGGTGCGCTGGAGAGGGAGAGCAAAACCTTGACGATGCTCGTTCAAGATATGCGCCGAGAACTCTCAGCTGCGGAAGGTAAGACGGTCGCCGACCTCGCCAAGTCGTTGGCCTCTTTTGATTCTGCGCTCCAAGATGCGGTCAATCACTTTGGAGGCACACTCCTAACCATGAACGTGCGAACTCAAGAACTGGAGCGCGTGCTTGACGACCTCAAAGAGGTTTTGGGAACTAGGAAGATCGCATCATGA
- a CDS encoding DUF4011 domain-containing protein gives MSQQVVISLELDAHVQLATLSMRRQILRSLVITNHGSEALENLSLELECDPELIHAKTIRIERIDASEVYLVPDAQLRLAMKVERLANLTESQDGTFIVRLKSGAQTLAEFQQALTFEACNEWLGARLPPESLAAFVTPNHPSLNSFLNAMREELRAAGVRDSLEGYQARSPQRVLELASAAYNAVNRLGIGYSNPPASFHLAGQKIRTIDQILESKLGTCLDLSVLLAAALEQCGLHPFIVLVEGHAFPGVWLTEWNLPTPWNEDPLPVKKRVLLGECAVFESTGAPDRLAFTKATKLAEARLEDIRRYHLAVDIKACRNAGITPLGLLRSNAFKTIQDTRVESADVPQALAPLPVVQETPRARIDRWKSKLLDLTLRNRLINHRDSKSVLPVLGSAMALMEDELQSRGKLELVPRQDLHAVEDLNEHTQAMAKQGRLVVDLSKSDFEKRCVEIYRSNAAMIQDGGVSALFLAIGFVRWFESETSELSRLAPILLVPLVMERTKVGGPYRIARSDDDVIWNASIFQKLEAEFGIKTEVFGPSPPEDQSGVDVDASLRLVLNAIKDLERFEVVWNASVALYQFQKFMMWSDLEQNSDALMSSEVVRHIVEGSEEPFPIVGTLPSADTIDQLPATDDLSVVDSDSSQLAAIRAALSGNSFVLQGPPGTGKSQTITNLIAQALANNKTVLFVSEKRAALEVVESRLKSVGLGPFTLEVHSDKSSKAEVVKQLEEPLKFAWPESSDQWTAHANKLGVARDKLNSHAQRFHAPGPFGESLYATVARLIALDARNTPRISLQFGGVPDQSTYEKQKDAVAEFAARTKRLGDPSANAWRYVTHTDWGISWSQEVRQQLEDTISKGQDWSEKLDATVETLVPNGEMPPEAFEHLGQIAFLLSSCPGVPKELLTGNRDQIEQLVQRVEKDLEDLKTVREQIGQSFDLAIIDDAQLAETRARFQRWSQAFFLLAFFMLFFARGHLKSFAHNANLPDNKRISDDLGKALNARERRARLRDVDSQITQLFGVHWASESTPLNRLRDVWEWAKKYRATLVVIREADERVGDRLAEIATDTERLGPETKLGGLLRSLKAADEAWQEAKRELSSLLKLNDQWAVLDGYRQLNLARSWAVELESLQTWCDWLRSGQVVQSLGLERLFEHASKGELLHEDILPSYERSLREHYWNARCESDPDLKQFRGHDHERVIEQFRVLDDEAKSVARSEVQARLAARLPERNAPGEMEVLRKEFSKQRAHKPIRKLFAEVPHVLLRLKPCVLMSPLSVARFLSVSDQLFDIVVFDEASQIPPWDAIGAIARGKQAIIVGDSKQLPPTSFFSSNDSDEFAEDEDFLELESILEQAVVRGVPQLTLNWHYRSRHESLIAFSNFNYYDNRLHVFPSPHHRSAHLGLKWVQVKDGVYDRGGSRTNRREGEEVVSAILARLKDPELQQKSIGVVTFSSAQQRLILDLLDEARRAHPEIEDFFTDAVPEPIFVKNLENVQGDERDVMFFSICYGPDAAGKMTLSFGPLNKVGGERRLNVAVTRARELLVVFSTFHPDQIDVGVTNPSVRQLKLFLDYAARGKSALIGAAMPDESRGFGSPFEEEVYEALRERGWDVHTQVGVGGFYIDLAVVDPARPGVYLLGIECDGAAYHSAKSARDRDRIRQNILENLGWRIHRIWSTDWWTQRTSQLQRVLGALDEARLESEKQAIKREAFSLPLRNKADEQVLPPQKDEAPTDEPAGWPSDVSPWLDLPEISGGEQEAFYSLASRQQIGRQIQALVQSRAPIKLNLIARHITQAWGFSSTSAKARDLVLELAQVSQLHVKGDVLWVSKEQANKWKGFRHHDIASRNITDVPEAEVAGAMLWIVERAISIQEKDLFSEVAAAFGFKSLGRQIRETCAAVLAMQVAEGKLKSDDGKVSFAPGYSAK, from the coding sequence TTGAGTCAGCAGGTCGTAATCTCGTTGGAACTCGATGCGCATGTGCAATTGGCCACCCTAAGTATGCGTCGTCAGATCTTGCGCTCCTTGGTGATTACCAATCATGGGTCCGAGGCTTTGGAAAACCTAAGCCTCGAACTCGAATGCGATCCCGAGTTGATCCACGCTAAAACGATACGCATTGAACGGATCGACGCGTCAGAAGTCTATCTAGTCCCAGACGCACAGCTCCGGCTTGCGATGAAGGTGGAGCGCCTTGCGAATCTGACCGAAAGTCAGGACGGTACCTTTATCGTCAGACTTAAGTCGGGTGCACAAACACTTGCGGAGTTTCAGCAAGCCCTGACGTTTGAGGCATGTAACGAGTGGTTGGGGGCACGGCTGCCGCCGGAATCGTTAGCTGCCTTCGTCACCCCTAATCATCCTTCGCTAAACTCGTTCTTGAATGCGATGCGCGAGGAGCTTCGAGCAGCCGGCGTGCGGGACAGTTTGGAGGGCTATCAGGCAAGGTCTCCACAACGAGTTCTCGAGCTGGCCAGTGCGGCTTACAACGCGGTCAACCGGCTGGGTATTGGGTACTCGAATCCGCCCGCAAGTTTTCATCTCGCCGGCCAGAAGATACGGACGATCGACCAGATTTTGGAATCCAAGCTTGGGACGTGCCTCGATTTGAGCGTGCTATTGGCAGCGGCCCTTGAACAATGTGGGTTGCATCCATTTATTGTGCTGGTCGAGGGGCACGCATTTCCTGGCGTTTGGCTTACAGAATGGAATCTTCCGACCCCATGGAACGAAGACCCACTTCCCGTGAAGAAGCGCGTGCTTCTCGGTGAGTGTGCGGTTTTTGAATCGACGGGTGCGCCAGACCGTTTGGCGTTTACGAAGGCCACAAAACTCGCCGAAGCTCGTCTGGAAGACATTCGTCGCTACCATTTGGCTGTCGATATCAAGGCTTGCCGGAACGCTGGCATCACGCCTCTCGGTCTGCTGCGAAGTAATGCCTTCAAAACAATTCAGGATACGAGAGTGGAGTCCGCCGATGTGCCTCAAGCGCTGGCTCCTCTTCCGGTGGTTCAAGAGACTCCGCGCGCTCGAATCGATCGTTGGAAGTCGAAACTCTTGGACTTAACTCTGCGCAATCGCCTCATCAATCACCGCGATAGCAAGTCTGTCCTACCGGTCTTGGGCAGTGCCATGGCATTGATGGAAGACGAGCTCCAGTCACGAGGAAAGCTCGAGCTTGTGCCGAGACAGGATCTTCATGCCGTTGAAGACTTGAACGAGCATACACAAGCCATGGCGAAGCAGGGGCGACTGGTCGTGGATCTATCGAAGTCAGACTTCGAGAAGCGTTGTGTTGAGATCTACCGCAGCAACGCGGCGATGATTCAAGATGGAGGTGTCTCGGCTCTATTCTTGGCGATTGGATTTGTGAGGTGGTTCGAATCCGAGACCTCCGAGCTTTCCCGCCTTGCGCCTATTCTTTTGGTTCCACTTGTAATGGAACGCACAAAGGTCGGTGGGCCCTATCGTATCGCGCGTTCGGATGACGATGTGATCTGGAACGCCTCCATTTTTCAAAAGCTGGAGGCCGAGTTCGGAATCAAGACAGAAGTGTTCGGTCCTAGCCCGCCCGAAGATCAAAGTGGGGTTGATGTAGATGCTTCGTTAAGGCTCGTACTCAACGCCATCAAGGACTTGGAACGGTTTGAGGTGGTGTGGAACGCTTCGGTGGCACTCTACCAATTTCAAAAATTCATGATGTGGTCGGACCTCGAACAAAACTCGGATGCATTGATGTCCAGTGAAGTCGTGCGCCATATTGTCGAGGGGTCGGAGGAGCCATTTCCCATAGTTGGAACACTTCCATCGGCCGACACGATAGACCAACTGCCTGCTACGGATGACCTCTCCGTAGTGGATTCTGACTCTTCTCAACTGGCAGCGATCCGCGCCGCGCTTTCAGGCAATAGTTTTGTTCTTCAAGGGCCACCTGGAACTGGTAAGTCACAAACGATCACCAACCTCATCGCCCAGGCCCTCGCCAACAATAAGACGGTGCTCTTCGTGTCCGAAAAGCGGGCCGCTTTGGAAGTTGTGGAGTCCCGACTCAAGTCAGTAGGGTTGGGACCGTTCACGCTTGAAGTTCATTCCGATAAGTCATCAAAGGCAGAGGTAGTCAAGCAGCTTGAGGAACCCCTGAAGTTTGCTTGGCCTGAGTCCTCTGACCAATGGACCGCACACGCGAACAAACTAGGTGTCGCGCGTGACAAGCTCAACTCTCACGCCCAGCGCTTTCATGCACCTGGGCCGTTTGGTGAGTCGCTCTATGCCACTGTTGCGCGTCTCATCGCGCTTGATGCAAGGAATACCCCGCGGATTTCTTTGCAGTTTGGGGGCGTGCCAGACCAATCGACTTACGAAAAACAAAAGGACGCCGTGGCCGAGTTTGCGGCTCGTACCAAACGACTGGGCGATCCGAGTGCGAATGCCTGGCGCTATGTGACTCATACAGACTGGGGCATTTCCTGGTCGCAAGAGGTTCGACAACAACTCGAAGACACAATTTCCAAGGGGCAAGACTGGTCCGAGAAGTTGGATGCCACAGTTGAGACGCTGGTCCCAAATGGGGAAATGCCACCCGAGGCATTTGAGCACCTTGGTCAGATAGCCTTTCTTTTGAGTAGTTGTCCCGGCGTTCCTAAGGAACTACTGACTGGAAATCGCGACCAGATCGAGCAACTTGTGCAACGAGTTGAGAAAGACCTGGAAGATTTAAAGACCGTAAGAGAACAGATTGGGCAGAGCTTCGATCTGGCGATCATCGACGATGCCCAACTTGCCGAGACTCGCGCAAGGTTTCAGCGTTGGTCGCAAGCGTTCTTTCTATTGGCATTCTTCATGCTCTTCTTTGCGCGTGGTCATCTGAAGTCTTTCGCGCACAATGCAAATCTTCCGGACAACAAGCGAATCTCCGATGATTTGGGTAAGGCCTTAAACGCACGTGAAAGAAGGGCGAGACTACGCGACGTGGACTCCCAGATCACCCAGCTTTTTGGCGTGCACTGGGCTTCGGAGTCTACTCCATTGAACAGACTACGAGATGTCTGGGAGTGGGCCAAGAAGTACCGCGCTACATTGGTTGTGATTCGCGAGGCGGACGAACGTGTTGGTGATAGACTGGCGGAGATCGCGACGGACACTGAGCGTCTTGGTCCCGAAACCAAGCTCGGCGGCCTACTTCGTTCGCTTAAGGCGGCGGATGAGGCTTGGCAAGAGGCCAAGAGGGAATTGAGTTCGCTTCTCAAACTCAATGACCAGTGGGCAGTGCTAGATGGCTATAGGCAGCTGAACCTAGCCCGCTCTTGGGCAGTCGAACTTGAGAGTCTTCAAACGTGGTGTGATTGGCTACGTTCGGGACAGGTCGTCCAGTCATTGGGACTTGAGCGGCTCTTCGAGCATGCGTCGAAGGGAGAGCTCCTTCATGAGGATATTCTACCCTCGTACGAACGCTCTCTTCGTGAACACTACTGGAACGCTCGTTGTGAATCAGACCCCGACCTCAAGCAATTCCGTGGCCATGACCATGAACGCGTTATCGAACAGTTCCGGGTGCTAGATGATGAAGCCAAGAGTGTTGCGCGTTCTGAGGTTCAAGCCCGACTTGCGGCACGTCTTCCTGAGCGAAATGCCCCTGGTGAGATGGAGGTACTACGCAAAGAGTTCAGCAAACAGCGCGCGCATAAACCGATTCGAAAGTTGTTTGCTGAGGTTCCGCACGTACTTCTTCGTCTGAAGCCTTGTGTACTCATGTCGCCCCTTTCGGTCGCAAGGTTTTTGAGCGTTTCAGATCAGCTCTTCGATATTGTCGTTTTTGACGAAGCCAGCCAGATTCCGCCTTGGGACGCGATCGGAGCGATTGCGCGTGGAAAACAAGCCATCATCGTGGGTGATTCTAAGCAGCTCCCACCGACCTCCTTCTTTAGTTCTAACGACTCGGATGAATTCGCCGAGGACGAAGACTTTTTGGAGCTCGAATCCATTCTTGAGCAGGCTGTGGTCCGAGGCGTGCCACAGCTGACGCTGAACTGGCACTATCGCAGCCGGCATGAGTCACTCATCGCGTTTTCCAATTTCAACTATTATGACAATCGACTCCACGTCTTCCCCTCTCCGCATCACCGTTCTGCTCACTTAGGATTGAAGTGGGTTCAGGTCAAAGACGGTGTCTACGATCGGGGCGGCTCTCGTACCAATCGGCGGGAAGGAGAAGAAGTTGTCTCAGCAATTCTGGCCAGGTTGAAGGACCCAGAGCTACAACAAAAGTCGATTGGGGTTGTCACGTTCAGTTCGGCGCAGCAGCGATTGATTCTAGACCTTTTGGACGAGGCGCGGCGGGCCCATCCAGAAATTGAAGACTTCTTCACAGACGCTGTCCCAGAACCAATTTTTGTAAAAAATCTTGAGAATGTTCAGGGTGACGAGCGCGACGTCATGTTCTTCTCGATTTGCTACGGACCAGACGCAGCAGGAAAGATGACGCTTTCATTTGGTCCACTAAACAAGGTCGGGGGTGAACGACGTCTCAACGTAGCAGTGACGAGGGCTCGTGAACTCCTCGTAGTGTTCAGTACGTTCCATCCCGATCAAATCGATGTAGGAGTCACAAACCCTTCGGTCCGCCAGCTCAAACTCTTCTTGGACTATGCCGCTCGCGGAAAAAGCGCGCTAATTGGCGCCGCTATGCCTGACGAGTCCCGCGGTTTCGGTTCGCCGTTCGAAGAGGAGGTCTACGAAGCGTTGCGTGAGCGAGGCTGGGATGTTCACACGCAAGTCGGTGTCGGAGGGTTCTACATCGATCTCGCCGTGGTGGATCCTGCGCGACCTGGAGTCTACTTGTTGGGCATAGAATGTGATGGTGCTGCCTATCACAGCGCGAAGTCCGCCCGTGATCGTGACCGAATCAGGCAGAATATCCTGGAGAACCTCGGGTGGCGTATTCATCGCATTTGGTCGACAGATTGGTGGACTCAGAGGACATCCCAGTTGCAGCGCGTGCTTGGTGCACTTGATGAAGCGAGGCTTGAATCCGAGAAGCAAGCGATCAAGCGCGAAGCCTTCTCGCTGCCACTGCGCAACAAGGCCGATGAACAGGTGTTGCCGCCTCAAAAAGACGAAGCTCCTACAGATGAGCCAGCAGGCTGGCCGAGCGACGTATCGCCTTGGTTGGACCTGCCTGAAATCTCAGGCGGCGAGCAAGAAGCCTTCTATTCGTTGGCTTCTCGTCAGCAGATTGGTCGTCAGATCCAGGCGTTGGTCCAATCTCGAGCACCGATTAAACTCAACCTAATTGCCCGCCATATTACGCAGGCTTGGGGTTTTTCAAGCACCTCTGCCAAGGCCCGCGACTTGGTGTTGGAACTTGCTCAAGTGAGTCAACTGCATGTGAAGGGCGATGTTCTTTGGGTTTCTAAAGAACAAGCAAACAAATGGAAGGGGTTCAGACACCATGATATCGCGTCACGAAACATCACCGACGTGCCCGAGGCCGAGGTAGCTGGTGCAATGTTGTGGATAGTGGAGCGCGCAATAAGCATCCAAGAGAAGGACCTGTTCTCTGAAGTTGCTGCTGCGTTTGGATTCAAGAGCTTGGGCAGGCAGATACGCGAAACCTGCGCTGCAGTTCTTGCGATGCAGGTCGCCGAGGGCAAGCTGAAGTCAGATGATGGGAAGGTTAGCTTCGCGCCGGGCTACTCAGCCAAGTAG
- a CDS encoding type I restriction enzyme HsdR N-terminal domain-containing protein, with the protein MLRILGYDVFNPLEVIPEFTADVGTKKGEKVDYAIQLQNVPGPVMLFEVKHCKVNLDEVHFSQLYRYFSVTPARIGILTNGIIYRFFTDLDDKNKMDPKPYFEFSLSDIRPDTITQLQKYTKENFDPEAITSAASELKYLNGMKKYLLEEFTNPSIEMTKLVGKEVHKGPFTQKVTEQFQPLLKRAFAQLIQERVHQRLTSALQNESEATHEPEEQELPEGVVSMDGDIVTTEEELEGVRIVKAIASQFVEPERVVMRDTKSYCGILLDDNNRKPICRLHFNRTQRYLGVLDLEKNETRIPIEKITDIYRHQQSILATIQNYLAE; encoded by the coding sequence ATGCTTCGTATCCTTGGGTACGACGTCTTCAATCCACTGGAAGTCATTCCAGAGTTCACGGCGGATGTAGGGACAAAGAAGGGCGAGAAAGTCGACTATGCAATCCAGCTACAGAATGTGCCTGGGCCGGTGATGCTCTTTGAGGTCAAGCACTGCAAAGTGAACCTGGACGAAGTACATTTCTCGCAGCTCTATCGCTATTTCTCCGTGACGCCAGCCAGAATCGGGATTCTGACCAACGGCATCATCTATCGATTCTTCACCGACCTGGACGACAAGAACAAGATGGACCCGAAGCCGTACTTCGAGTTCAGTCTCAGCGATATCCGGCCAGACACGATTACCCAGCTCCAGAAGTACACAAAAGAGAACTTCGACCCTGAGGCGATTACGTCGGCGGCGAGCGAGCTCAAGTACCTCAACGGTATGAAAAAGTACTTGTTGGAGGAGTTCACGAATCCAAGCATCGAGATGACCAAGCTCGTTGGCAAAGAGGTGCACAAGGGCCCGTTCACACAGAAGGTCACGGAACAATTCCAGCCCTTGCTCAAGCGCGCCTTTGCTCAACTCATTCAAGAGCGAGTACACCAGCGTCTTACGAGTGCGTTACAGAACGAGAGCGAAGCCACGCACGAGCCCGAGGAGCAGGAGCTCCCGGAAGGCGTGGTTTCGATGGACGGTGACATCGTCACCACCGAGGAAGAGCTCGAGGGCGTGCGCATCGTCAAGGCAATCGCCTCCCAGTTTGTGGAACCAGAGCGTGTGGTGATGCGAGACACCAAGAGCTACTGCGGGATCCTCCTCGACGATAACAACCGCAAGCCCATTTGCCGCCTGCACTTCAACAGGACACAACGCTATCTGGGCGTCTTGGACCTCGAGAAGAACGAGACGCGCATTCCTATCGAAAAGATCACGGATATCTACCGTCATCAGCAGTCGATACTCGCCACCATCCAGAACTACTTGGCTGAGTAG